Proteins from one Lathamus discolor isolate bLatDis1 unplaced genomic scaffold, bLatDis1.hap1 Scaffold_1045, whole genome shotgun sequence genomic window:
- the LOC136006238 gene encoding LOW QUALITY PROTEIN: 5-oxoprolinase-like (The sequence of the model RefSeq protein was modified relative to this genomic sequence to represent the inferred CDS: inserted 2 bases in 2 codons; deleted 3 bases in 2 codons) translates to MAAEGPLPGPAGFQFAIDRGGTFTDVFARCPGGRVRVLKLLSEDPAYADAPTEGIRRVLEEELGVPLPRDQALDAAGIEWIRMGTTVATNALLERRGERVALLVTRGFRHLLHIGTQARPRIFDLAVAVPEVLYEEVIEVDERLIPHQPRCRLPGTASLPVLQGSMGVSLVLQRPLELSALRRELEGVRDRGIRSLAVLLLHSYAWPGHEQRVAALAQELGFEHVSLSSAVAPMVRAVPRGFTACADAYLSPCIQRYLHGFRAGFRHRLKGVPVLFMRSDGGLTPMEKFSGXQLILSGPAGGVVGYAMTTYEHGDGTPVIGFDMGGTSTDVSRYAGEYEHVFEATTAGVTIQAPQLDINTVAAGGGSRLFFRSGLYVVGPESAGAHPGPACYRKGGPLTITDANLCLGRLLPEYFPRIFGPGEDQPLCRDTVVRAFQAMAADIAAFTASTAGDTGDTNTSDTSAASTPSAPQPLSVEEVAMGFVRVANEAMCRPIRALTQARGHDTARHVLACFGGAGGXHACAIARALGMSRVFIHRHSGLLSAVGLALADVVHEAQAPCALPYAPDSFPHLDQRIQELEQECRDVLQEQGFRLEQIRTESFLHLRNEGTDCALMCSAKGHPATAGSCRAGDFLSAFTSRYRLEFGFTIPDRAVLVDDVRVRGTGSSGSSARSPPEPAGNPPPVETVTRCYFEEGYMDTPVFLLQALACDHRIPGPAIIIDSNSTIVVEPGCTAGITRFGDISIAVGSVAPRPIGPQLDPVQLSIFSHRFMSIAEQMGRILQRTAISTNIKERLDFSCALFGPDGGLVSNAPHIPVHLGAMQEAVQFQIRNLGEDLRDGDVILSNHPCAGGS, encoded by the exons ATGGCTGCCGAGGGCCCCTTGCCCGGCCCCGCCGGGTTCCAGTTCGCCATCGACCGCGGCGGGACCTTCACGGACGTGTTCGCCCGCTGCCCCGGCGGCCGCGTCCGCGTCCTCAAGCTGCTCTCCGAGGACCCGGCCTACGCAGACGCCCCCACCGAGGGCATCCGCCGCGTCCTGGAGGAG gagctgggggtgccGCTGCCCCGGGACCAGGCGCTGGACGCGGCCGGTATCGAGTGGATCCGGATGGGCACCACGGTGGCCACCAACGCGCTGCTGGAGCGCCGGGGCGAGCGCGTGGCGCTGCTGGTGACCCGCGGCTTCCGCCACCTCCTGCACATCGGCACCCAGGCGCGGCCGCGCATCTTCGACCTG GCGGTGGCGGTGCCCGAGGTGCTGTACGAGGAGGTGATCGAGGTGGACGAGCGGCTCATCCCGCACCAGCCGCGCTGCCGCCTCCCGGGCACGGCCTCGCTCCCGGTGCTCCAAG GGTCCATGGGGGTGTCGCTGGTGCTGCAGCGGCCGCTGGAGCTCTCGGCGCTGCGGAGGGAGCTGGAGGGGGTGCGGGACCGCGGCATCCGCAGCCTggccgtgctgctgctgcactcctACGC GTGGCCGGGCCACGAGCAGCGAGTGGCGGCGCTGGCGCAGGAGCTGGGCTTCGAGCACGTGTCGCTGTCCTCGGCCGTGGCGCCCATGGTGCGCGCGGTGCCGCGCGGCTTCACCGCCTGCGCCGACGCCTACCTGAGCCCCTGCATCCAGCGGTACCTGCACGGCTTCCGCGCCGGCTTCCGGCACCGCCTGAAG GGCGTGCCGGTGCTGTTCATGCGCTCGGATGGGGGCCTCACGCCGATGGAGAAATTCTCCG GCCAGCTCATCCTGTCGGGCCCGGCCGGCGGCGTCGTTGGCTACGCCATGACCACGTACGAGCACGGCGACGGGACACCCGTCATAGGCTTTGACATGGGAG GCACCTCCACCGATGTCAGCCGCTACGCCGGTGAGTACGAGCACGTCTTTGAGGCCACCACAGCCGGTGTCACCATCCAGGCGCCGCAGCTCGACATCAACACGGTGGCGGCCGGCGGCGGCTCCCGGCTCTTCTTCAG GTCTGGGCTCTACGTGGTTGGCCCTGAGTCAGCGGGTGCCCACCCCGGCCCCGCGTGTTACCGCAAGG GGGGTCCATTGACCATCACTGATGCCAACCTCtgcctcggccgcctcctccccgAGTACTTCCCACGGATCTTCGGCCCCGGCGAGGACCAGCCCCTGTGCCGGGACACGGTGGTGCGGGCATTCCAAGCCATGGCCGCCGACATTGCCGCCTTCACCGCCAGCACGGCCGGTGACACCGGTGACACCAACACCAGTGACACCAGTGCCGCCAGCACCCCCAGTGCCCCGCAGCCCCTGTCAGTGGAGGAGGTGGCCATGGGCTTCGTGCGTGTGGCCAATGAAGCCATGTGCCGGCCCATCCGCGCCCTCACGCAG GCCCGAGGCCATGACACTGCCCGGCACGTGCTGGCGTGTTTTGGGGGTGCCGGGG AACACGCGTGTGCCATTGCCCGCGCCCTCGGCATGAGCCGTGTCTTCATCCACAG GCACAGCGGGCTGCTGTCGGCCGTGGGGCTGGCGCTGGCGGACGTGGTGCACGAGGCACAGGCTCCCTGTGCCCTTCCCTACGCTCCCGACTCCTTCCCACACCTGGACCAGCGCatccaggagctggagcaggaatgccgggatgtgctgcaggagcagggcttcAGGCT GGAGCAGATCCGCACGGAGTCGTTCCTACACCTGCGC AACGAAGGCACCGACTGCGCCCTCATGTGCTCGGCCAAGGGGCACCCGGCCACCGCCGGCTCCTGCCGCGCTGGGGACTTCCTCAGCGCCTTCACCAGCCG GTACCGCCTGGAGTTCGGGTTCACGATCCCGGACCGGGCCGTGCTCGTGGACGACGTCCGGGTGCGCGGCACCGGCTCCAGCGGCAGCAGCGCCCGGAGCCCCCCTGAG CCAGCGGGGAACCCCCCCCCCGTGGAGACG GTGACGCGGTGCTACTTCGAGGAGGGGTACATGGACACCCCCGTGTTCCTGCTGCAGGCGCTGGCCTGCGACCACCGCATCCCCGGGCCCGCCATCATCATCGACAGCAATAG CACCATCGTGGTGGAGCCGGGCTGCACCGCCGGCATCACCCGCTTCGGCGACATCTCCATCGCCGTGGGGTCGGTGGCCCCGCGCCCCATCGGCCCCCAGCTCGACCCCGTGCAGCTCTCCATCTTCTCCCACCGTTTCATGAGCATCGCAG AGCAGATGGGCCGCATCCTGCAGCGCACGGCCATCTCCACCAACATCAAGGAGCGCCTGGACTTCTCCTGCGCGCTCTTCGGGCCGGATGGGGGGCTGGTGTCCAACGCGCCCCACATCCCCGTGCACCTCGGCGCCATGCAGGAGGCCGTCCAGTTCCAG
- the LOC136006240 gene encoding LOW QUALITY PROTEIN: exosome complex component RRP41-like (The sequence of the model RefSeq protein was modified relative to this genomic sequence to represent the inferred CDS: deleted 1 base in 1 codon), which yields MAAAELLSDEGFRADGRRPAEIRKVRARLGLFAQADGSAYLEQGNTKALAVVYGPHEVRGPRGRALPERAVLNCRFSLAAFSSAERRRPHGDRRGAELALQLQQSLEAAVLTQLFPRSQIDVYVQVLQADGGHCCAGTTAAALAVLDAGIPLRDMVCASSAALAEDTALADPSGAEEAAAGPGLALALLPASGLLALLQLSARLPRERLELVLDAATAGCRALHHALDRELRQRLRESHGAA from the exons ATGGCGGCGGCGGAGCTGCTGTCGGACGAGGGCTTCCGCGCCGACGGGCGCCGGCCCGCGGAGATCCGGAAGGTGCGCGCCCGGCTCGGGCTGTTCGCGCAGGCCGACGGCTCCGCGTACCTCGAGCAGGGCAACACCAAGGCCCTGGCCGTGGTCTACGGCCCGCACGAG GTGCGCGGCCCCCGCGGGAGGGCGCTGCCCGAGCGGGCGGTGCTCAACTGCCGCTTC AGCCTGGCCGCCTTCAGCTCGGCCGAGCGGCGGCGGCCGCACGGGGACCGGCGCGGCGCGGAGCTGgcgctgcagctgcagcagagcctcGAGGCCGCCGTCCTCACCCAGCTCTTCCCCCGCTCCCAGATCGACGTCTACGTGCAG GTGCTGCAGGCGGACGGAGGGCACTGCTGTGCCGGCACCACGGCGGCAGCGCTGGCGGTGCTGGACGCGGGGATCCCGCTGCGGGACATGGTGTGCGCCAGCTCGGCCGCCCTGGCCGAGGACACGGCGCTGGCAGACCCCAGCGGGGccgaggaggcggcggcggggccggggctggcgCTGGCGCTGCTGCCGGCCTCGGGGCTGCTGgcgctgctgcagctcagcgccCGCCTGCCCCGCGAGCgcctggagctggtgctggacGCGGCCACCGCCGGCTGCCGTGCGCTGCACCACGCGCTGGACCGGGAGCTGCGGCAGCGCCTGCGCGAGAGCCACGGCGCCGCCTGA